In the genome of Mucisphaera calidilacus, one region contains:
- a CDS encoding type II secretion system protein — MNEHGRQQAFTLIELLVVISILALLIGLLLPALGKARARAQDLQCVTGIRSLGQSLMVYTMDYDGYFGRYDHLLNGNWNNEPVGGSRRNPGALPIENSVLIPYLGIDREQAYVCPVFERWVMDEYDDMIPDEGVSYTYTYNAVICWLTAIESSGQPRYKPYDNRPVKVDMVANASAMAMFVEENPWGHPRYGPTPMNDGRFVPDRWPNQDTLATFHQADMPSRYSSGPYPYKYDASDEGGVLNTGISNVVFVDGHVSQHKTTESEYVVYGGNKKYANVPEYWPN; from the coding sequence ATGAACGAACACGGACGACAACAGGCGTTCACACTCATCGAGTTACTGGTGGTGATCTCCATCCTCGCGCTGCTGATCGGGCTGCTGCTGCCGGCGCTGGGCAAGGCACGCGCACGAGCGCAGGATCTGCAGTGTGTGACGGGCATTCGGAGCCTCGGCCAGTCCCTGATGGTCTACACCATGGATTACGACGGATATTTCGGCAGGTATGACCACCTGCTCAATGGCAACTGGAACAATGAACCCGTAGGCGGTTCGCGTCGCAACCCCGGTGCTCTGCCCATCGAGAACAGCGTGCTCATCCCTTACCTTGGCATCGACCGCGAGCAGGCCTATGTCTGCCCCGTCTTCGAACGCTGGGTGATGGACGAATACGACGACATGATTCCCGATGAGGGGGTTTCGTACACTTACACCTACAACGCCGTTATATGCTGGTTGACGGCGATCGAGAGCAGCGGACAACCCAGGTACAAGCCTTACGATAACCGCCCCGTGAAGGTGGACATGGTGGCCAACGCGAGCGCCATGGCGATGTTTGTCGAGGAGAACCCGTGGGGCCATCCACGCTACGGACCGACGCCGATGAACGACGGGCGGTTCGTGCCCGACCGTTGGCCGAATCAGGACACCCTCGCAACGTTTCACCAGGCAGACATGCCCTCTCGATACAGTTCGGGGCCCTATCCCTACAAATACGACGCTTCAGACGAAGGCGGCGTTCTGAATACGGGCATCTCGAACGTTGTCTTCGTCGACGGCCACGTCAGTCAGCACAAGACCACGGAGAGCGAGTATGTTGTCTATGGGGGCAACAAGAAGTACGCGAACGTGCCGGAATACTGGCCGAACTGA
- a CDS encoding sigma-70 family RNA polymerase sigma factor, with product MRQFLGQRTALYAYIRSVLRDDHRAEDVLQNVCLVLLRKHDEIQSEDHMRKWLRTTARYESLRVIREGKTQSTGLSDEVLNALESEWDTAFEVERGETIEALKACIERLTPYAKQLITLRYHEGLTGKDLADRVGRRINTIYVALTRAHRHLSECVTYSLRESTATGRAHE from the coding sequence ATGCGACAGTTTCTGGGGCAGCGGACGGCGCTATATGCATATATCCGATCGGTACTCCGTGACGATCACCGTGCCGAAGACGTCCTGCAGAATGTCTGCCTCGTCCTCTTGCGCAAGCACGATGAGATTCAGTCGGAGGATCACATGCGTAAATGGCTGCGGACGACGGCGCGTTACGAATCACTACGCGTGATCCGGGAAGGCAAAACGCAGTCAACAGGCCTGAGTGATGAGGTACTCAACGCGCTCGAGTCAGAGTGGGATACGGCCTTCGAGGTCGAGCGTGGCGAGACGATCGAAGCGCTCAAGGCCTGTATCGAGCGACTGACGCCTTATGCAAAACAACTGATAACGCTGCGTTATCACGAAGGGCTGACAGGCAAGGACCTGGCCGATCGGGTGGGTCGCAGGATCAACACGATTTACGTAGCACTGACACGAGCCCATCGTCACCTGTCCGAATGCGTGACCTATTCGTTGCGCGAATCGACAGCTACCGGGCGTGCTCATGAGTAA